The Candidatus Poribacteria bacterium genome segment GGAACCGCCAACGACATATACGTGATGAACCTGGATGGAACAGGGTTGAGAAACATAACCCAAAGCCCTGATAGGTGGGAATCAAACCCAGACTGGTCGCCCGACGGCAGGGAGATACTGTTCGCAAGCAAATGGGTGCTATGGGCCATTGATGTGGAGACAGGTCAAAGGCGGAGGATATCCCCTGAGCCAAGGGTGATAAACGGGATGCCGGAGTTCCAGGACTATGAAGCCAGATGGTCTCCTGATGGCAAGAAGATAGTCTTTACGTCGGTTGAAATGGGGAGGAGACTCAATATCTACATGTGCGATTCAGATGGAGGGAACAGGGTTAATTTGACGAACAGCCCAACTGTGGATTATTGTCCTGTCTTCACCCCAGACGGCAGAGGGGTTGTGTTCATCTCCAACAGAGGGGGAAGGCTGAACAACAAGCTTTATCTTCTGGACCTGGAGACGAGGAAGCTCAAGCTGCTTTGTGAGATGAAGTGGGGGATAGGGTCTCTGGACATCTCACCAGATGGGAGGTGGATTATCTTCTCCTCGCTCAACGATAGGGAGGGGGTTCCTCTTTCGCTGGAGCTTTATGTTTTCGATATGCTGACGAAGAAGGTGAAGAAGCTGACGGATACACTGGATGTGAGCGAGTGTTATCCTCGTTGGTCACCAGTTCCCATAGGGATGGGGGTGGGCCCTTCGGGCAAGTTGTTGACCCTTTGGGGAATGTTGAAGGTAGGGTTTCGAATTCCTGAGGAAAGGAGGTGAACGGGATGAGAGGAATGGAAGTGGCAAGGAGGAGGTTGGCTGAGCTGTTGCTTTCCGAGTGCGGAGACGTGCCCAGGAAGAACGCTCTTGCTCTTGGCGCTATAGTCAGCGGCTCGGCTCTTGGCGCTCTGTTAATACAGCCAACTATAGCACGTGCTGATCCAGCTTGTCATGCTGAGAACCCTGATTGTATAGCCTTCGGCTTTGAGCTCAATTGTGGAGCTAAGCACTGTTGCAGTTGGCCCGGTCCCCAAATAGTCTGCTGTGTAGACACTCTCGGAGACTGTCCAACCGACCCTCCGATAACTGATCCAAACTCGGTGTGCTGCGGCGGTGCTCTTCCCGATCCTTGATTTCGAAGCCCAGGGCAACCATAAAAGTTGCCCTGGAACCAGATACTAACCAGATGGTGAGATTTCAATGGTTTTCATCAGGAAACTCCTTTGGGGAATATTGATACTCACCGGTGGTTTATTAAATCAGCTCTCACCGGGGATGGAGGAGTTATCCTATAAGATTGCCTTCAACGCCCCTCAAGGTTTGGTTAGAGGTAACCCTTACCATATCTTCACAATGAACCCAGATGGGACGGAAAAGGAGCAGGTCACACATGGTCCTTTCAGTTGCCTTTATCCCACGTGGTCACCCGATGGGAGGAGGATAGCTTTCACCTCCTCAAGGGCGGGAGCATCTGATATATTCGTAATCAATTTGGATGGAACAGGCGAAATGAACCTAACGAACACCCCTAGCATATATGAGTATAATCCAGACTGGTCCCCGGATGGGAAAAGGATTGCGTTCTATGTATCGACGAGAGCGAAGGAGAAAAGGGGAATATGGATCCTTGATTTGAAAAGCGGTGAGCGTAAAAGAATAACTGATGGTGGAGGACCTGTTTGGTCTCCAGATGGAAGGAGAATAGCGTTCGTATCGCCCGGAAACGGGGGAGAATCCGATATCTTCATCTGCGATGAAGATGGTGGCAATAAAGTTAATCTCACCAATCATCCGAGCGGGGATCTCTATCCCTCTTTCACCCCTGATGGGAGAAAGATAGTGTTTGCTTCATCCCGCCTCGGATGGGGAGGATATGATCTTTTCCTTCTAGATATTGAGACTCGCCGTGTGAAACAAATAACTAAGCTGGCACATCTGGGCTTGAGCGCTAGTTTTCCGGATGTTTCGCCTGATGGAAGATGGATAGTTTTCACAGCGAGCAAAGTTGGTGCCGATGACCCCAACAACATCTATATAGTGGATATCACCGGTGAGAATCTGAGAAGGTTGACGGGATCTCCTTTTTCCGAATATAAGCCTTGCTGGTCACCAGTTCCCATAGGGATGTGGGTTAATCCTTTGGGCAAGTTATTGACCCTTTGGGGTATCTTGAAGATAAGGTTTCGAAATCCTAAGGAAAGGAGATGAACGGAATGAGAGGGATGGAAGTGGCAAGGAAGAGGTTGGCTGAGCTGTTGCTTTCCGAGTGCGGAGACGTGCCCAGGAAGAATGCTCTTGCTCTTGGCGCTATAGTCAGCGGCTCGGCTCTTGGCGCTCTGTTGATACCATCAGGAGCGAGAGGCAACTTCGTGTGCGAGTCTGGAACGGGCAAGCAAATTATATGCAATGA includes the following:
- a CDS encoding PD40 domain-containing protein, giving the protein MKQLTEGESHDGYPTWAPDGKRIAFLSRGREKGTANDIYVMNLDGTGLRNITQSPDRWESNPDWSPDGREILFASKWVLWAIDVETGQRRRISPEPRVINGMPEFQDYEARWSPDGKKIVFTSVEMGRRLNIYMCDSDGGNRVNLTNSPTVDYCPVFTPDGRGVVFISNRGGRLNNKLYLLDLETRKLKLLCEMKWGIGSLDISPDGRWIIFSSLNDREGVPLSLELYVFDMLTKKVKKLTDTLDVSECYPRWSPVPIGMGVGPSGKLLTLWGMLKVGFRIPEERR
- a CDS encoding PD40 domain-containing protein, producing the protein MVFIRKLLWGILILTGGLLNQLSPGMEELSYKIAFNAPQGLVRGNPYHIFTMNPDGTEKEQVTHGPFSCLYPTWSPDGRRIAFTSSRAGASDIFVINLDGTGEMNLTNTPSIYEYNPDWSPDGKRIAFYVSTRAKEKRGIWILDLKSGERKRITDGGGPVWSPDGRRIAFVSPGNGGESDIFICDEDGGNKVNLTNHPSGDLYPSFTPDGRKIVFASSRLGWGGYDLFLLDIETRRVKQITKLAHLGLSASFPDVSPDGRWIVFTASKVGADDPNNIYIVDITGENLRRLTGSPFSEYKPCWSPVPIGMWVNPLGKLLTLWGILKIRFRNPKERR